From bacterium, one genomic window encodes:
- a CDS encoding FlgD immunoglobulin-like domain containing protein — GTPAPATTALVGIHPNPFNPQTQIQYELAREGAVRLEIYDLQGTLVRTLVEGSRAAGRHDETWDGRDNAGGQVASGVYMARLAAGGMQQMQKMVLLK; from the coding sequence CGGCACGCCGGCGCCGGCGACGACCGCGCTGGTCGGCATCCACCCCAACCCGTTCAACCCGCAGACGCAGATCCAGTACGAGCTGGCCCGCGAGGGCGCGGTCCGTCTGGAGATCTACGACCTGCAGGGCACGCTGGTGCGCACCCTGGTCGAAGGCTCGCGCGCCGCGGGCCGCCACGACGAGACCTGGGACGGCCGCGACAACGCGGGCGGCCAGGTCGCGAGCGGCGTCTACATGGCGCGGCTGGCGGCGGGCGGGATGC